The DNA sequence TTTGACTCTATAAGCCACAAAGAAACCGCATTTCCCTTACTTCTTTCTGACGTAACAAAAGGATGGAAATAAACCGCCAGATGATGGACTTGTTTAAGGACAATTGCGGACTCTTCTAAAGCTTTTATTTCGTCTTTGATCTCCTCAAGCCTTTTTTTAAACTTTACTAAGCTATTTTCTATATCTTCTAGAGAGGCAATATCATCGATAGGTACAACTTTGCGAAGATATTCTATCGACTCCCAGTCGAGATTATCCCAATCTTTCCAGTTTAGGTCCTCTAACAGTCCAAGAAGACCGGCACGCAAAAACCGCATCTTTTCTATGACGGGCCCCTTCACTGCTCCAGGGGGATAGTCATTGTTTTCTTCAACTATATGTAAAATTCCTAAATCCCTGATATGTTCTATCAGCTCTTTTATATCGCTTTTTAGCCCCAGCATCCTAAGGTTGACCATCTCGGCGATCAAGTTACATCCATACTCCTTCCCTTGCTCAAAAAAGTTTCGTTCTGGTCGTCGAGGCCTGGCCATAATTCCTTTGAAATATCATGCAATATAGATTCGATTAACTTGGATTTATCGATCTCTTCGATGAGGCGTTCGGCCTTCCCTTTATAAGTTTGTTCGAGATTTCCAGCTTGAGAAAGTGCTTTTCTTTCCTGTTCGTCCAATTCTTCCACGAGGGAGCCCATTTTTTTGATGTACATTTCCTGGATAGTTTTCAACATTTCGTCCTTTTTTTTGTTGACCTCAGCGATTTTCTGTTCATATTCACGCTCCAGGACGCTTCTGAACGATTCTATCTCCTCTATGAGATCTTGGCCTGTTTGCCTTTCCCCTTCACCCATCCAAGACTCCCCCTTCCATGAGAAATTCACAGAAAGCGCTTCTGTCTATGATTCCCATTAATTTTCCGTTTTGAACAACTGGGAGCCTCTTGATCCTCTTCCGTATCATGAGATCAGCAACGCTCATAAGGCTTGCTGAGGGTTCCACGTAAATCACCTCCTTGGTCATAAAATCCTCCACCTTTCTAAATCCTATGCCATGTATCTTGTCGAAGAGTCCAAGCTCTCCTTCTTTGTCCAGAAAAGCTGACGAGGTTATTGTTTCTAGATATGTCGGGAGTGCAGCCTTTATAATGTCGCTTTCGGAGATAAAACCAACCAGACACCAATTCCCCTCTATCACTGGCACACCCGTAACCTTATGAATATAAAACATCTTCACTGCATCAACGATAAAATCCTCTTTTGACAGCGCAGTAAGATCCTTCTGCATGATATCCAAGGCCGTTATTCCCATCAATCAATCCTCCTGGTGTAAAGGCCAAACCTGGTAAGGACGACTAACGCCATAAAGATCGGCAATCTGATTATTCGCTTGAACCGCCAAGGTTCTTGCATGGTGCGATAAAGCCATTCCAAGCCCACCTTTTGCCACGCTTCTGGAGCCCTCTTTAGGCGACCGGATATGACATCGAAACTTCCCCCGACGCCAATGGCTATGATGCCCTTAAGCCTCCCCAAATTGGACTTGATCCATAGCTCTTGCTTTGGCACCCCCAAACCCACGAAAAGTATTTTGGCTCCGCTTTCGTTTATCATCTTGCATATCTTCTCATCTTCATCTTGAGAGAAATATCCATGATGGAAACCCGCTATCCTCAAATTCGGATAGTCCTTTGCGAGGCGATTTGAAGCCTCCTCTACCACCTCAGGTGTTCCACCCAAAAGGAATACGGGCATATCCCTATGCTGTGCAATTTGACACAAGCTTTTCATGAAGTCTATGCCCGTTATCCTTTCCTGTATCTTGACTCCTAATATCTTGAAGGCCCATATAAGCCCTGCTCCATCGGGCAATGACAGGTCTGCGGACTTTACTGCCTCCCGCAACTTAGCGTCATATCTCGACCTTTCGGCAACCAATGCATTAGGCGTTACTATCATATAGCTTTGGTCACTCTCCTGAGTGGCCCAAAATATTACTTTATTCAAAACGTAATCCATAGACACATTGTCCACAAATATACCCCACAACGCTGGCCTGCGTTGGTCTTCGCGAACCACGTTCTTAAATATGTAGATCAGAAAGGCCATCGTTCCCAAGACGAACACCAGAAGGGAGATTCTAAAACCCCAGGGAGAGCTTATAAGCTGAAATAGGGAAACGGAAACGCCTAGGGTCATACAGAAGGCGGACACCAACCTCACAGATTGCGGGTGATCGATGCCCATCGAGACCAGCCTTTCATAAAGCGAAACGTTCCAGCGTCCTTTATCCGTGAAGGTCTTGCCAACGAACCCAAGGGAAGCCTCCATTATCGGAAGCGCAAACAAGGACAATGGCAGCAATATAGTTGCAAAGGTTATGCCTTTACTGACACCTATGAGGGACGTGCCAGCTATAAGTGTGGACCAGAAATACACAAGCGGATCTCCAAGCCTTCTGTAGGTATGACCTATCCTGCTCCAGAAGATGAGACATATGAGGATTCCGGCAAAGGACATCCACATGGCGTCCTTTAAGTCCTGGCCCAAAAAGAAGCTCACGCCCCACAACAAAACCCATGTAATAGCCATCAAATGGCCCGACAATCCCGAAATTTCATCTACCTCTCTCATGAAAGCTTGACACAACAACAACCACATGGCCGTCGCCACGACAGCTGCATTCGGAGATAGGTAATAAAGGTTATCCTCACCCAGGGTAATAAAATGTATTTGAGGTCCTTTAAAGGCAAAGGCCACGGCCAAAGAGATCTTCAATATAGGCCAAAGCATCGACGTGTACAACCTTTCGCCCATGGCCGCAACAGCAAAGATTACCCCAAACCCTATTATTACAGAGGAAGAGCGACTTCCGACGCTTATGGAGAGCAAAGACATGCTGGCCAACATCAGCAGGTCTCTTGTATAATCCCATTGGTCCATGGAGAGTCGTCTTTTCGTCAACTTCTCGAATACTAGACAACCTAAGGCCGTGAGCGTGATCAAAAGATAAACTTTACCCATTGTTGGGATCTCTCCCCTCTTGAAATTCTGGTTATAATTTTATCATGAAAGGGTTGATGTATAGAATGAAATTTATTAAAAAGCTTTGCCTAATTTTTTTAATGATAGCATTTATATCTCTGCCTGCCAAAGCCAATAGCGTCCCCTTGGAGGTACTTGGCAGTTGCTTTATAAAAGAGCTGTCCCCGGAAAAGGCATTGATAATAGTAGACGCACCCCCGACAGATAAAGGATACGTGTCTCATCTGTATATCAAGCTACAGGGTGCGGTTGTAGAGGGATTGCGCATCGACAGCATTGCCATCGAAGCAAGAGACGTGCAATTCAACCCTCCCACAGATTGGGACAAAAAACTGCGCCCACGTGACGTGTCGGCAGTCTCGTTTGAAGCCAGGCTGCTTGAAGATGACATAAATGGAGCATTGAAAAATTACGAGTTAAAGGATAAGAGATGGAGCAACTTTGAGTTCGACTTAAGGAACGGCAAAATTGTAGCAACAGCTGTATACGAGCTGCCAATGCTGCTGTTCAAGCTCAACGTCTTGGCCAAGCTCACAGGCGAACTTGAGGTCGTCGATGAAAATAAAATCTACCTTAAGAATTACAAGCTTTATGCCGACGGCTTCCGCCTTCCGGAGCAGGCGACACAAGAGCTGGTGGAAAAAGTCCAACCGCTCATAGATTTCAGCGATTTCATTTTTCCGGTTAGGCTGGACTCTGTCAGCAACGACGACAAGGCAATTTTCATACGGACCAAGGATAAGCCCCAGCCTTTTGACAGCGGCTTTAAATGGACATATCCTCGGTCTCTTGGAAACAACTTTTAACGAAAGCTTCTTATTTCCGTAAGTCCGTTCATGTAGGGAACCAGCACGTCCGGTATCCTTATCGATCCATCCTTTTGTTGATAATTTTCCATTATGGCTATGAGGCATCTGCCCACGGCTATTCCGGAACCGTTTAACGTATGTACGAAACGTGTTCCCTTGGTGCCGCGGGGTTTATACCTGGTGTTCATGCGTCGTGCCTGAAAGTCTTCGCAGTTGCTGCAGGAGCTGATCTCTCTATAGGTGTTCTGCGACGGAAGCCAGACTTCTATGTCGTAAGTTTTGCTCGCCGCGAATCCCATATCCCCTGTGCATAAGCACACCACTCTATAGGGAAGGCCAAGCCTCTTCAGGACTTCTTCCGCGTTTCGCGTGAGCTTTTCCAGCTCGTCGTAGCTGCTTTCGGGGGTGCAGATCTTCACCAGCTCCACCTTGTCAAATTGATGTTGCCTCAACATCCCCCTTACATCCCTTCCGTGACTTCCGGCCTCTCTTCTAAAGCATGGAGTGTAGGCGGTATAGTAAAGGGGCAACACATCCTCTTCCAAGATTTCCTCCGCGTGCATGTTGGTCAGAGGCACTTCTGCAGTCGGTATCAACCAAAGGTCATCGCTATCGCAATGGTATAGGTCGTTTGCAAACTTGGGCAGCTGTCCAGTGCCCTCCATGGTCTTGGAGTTCACGAGGAAGGGCGGCTCGAACTCCAGATATCCGTGTTCTCGGGTATGCAGATCTAACATGAAATTTATGAGGGCCCTGGCCATTCGAGAGCCGTAACCTCTAAGGACGGTAAACCTGCTGCCCGCTAACTTTATACCCGCCTCGAAGTCCATTATCCCCAGACTTTCCCCCAATTCCCAATGGGGCTTGGGTTCGAAATCAAACTCGGGCAGATTCCCAACGTGACGTATTACCACGTTATCCTCTTCGGATTTACCTACGGGAACGCTCTCATGTGGCCTGTTTGGGATCTGAAGAAGCAAATCCCTCAGCTTCCCCTCAATTTCCTGTACCTCTTGATCTAAAGCCTTGATGGTCTCATTTATGCTCCGAATCTCTTCCATTAACTGCGAGGGGTCTTCTCCCTTTGATTTTAGCCTGGCCACCTCTTTGGAACCCTCGTTCCTCTTAGCCTTAAGGTTTTCCACCTCTATAAGCTTTTGCCTTCTCAGGCCATCAAGCCTCAACAGTTCGTCTAATGGATAGTCATATCCCCTATTCTCGAGCATCTTTCTTACTTCATCCGGGTTTTCTCTGATCCACTTAATATCAAGCAATTTGGGTACCACCTTTCTGGTTTCGTATTTGATCGAGCAGGTTGACCATCTCCAGGGCAGCCATCGCCGCCTCGCCGCCCTTGTTGCCGGCCTTACTTCCGGCGCGCAGCAGCGCCTGTTCCAGATTGTCGCAGGTTAAAACACCAAAGACCACCGGAACGCGATGATCTAAAGCTATCTTTGCCAACCCCTTGGAGACCTCTGAGGCAACGTAGTCGAAGTGCGGTGTATCTCCCCGGATGACCGCTCCCAACGGAACTACTGCGTCATATTTTCCGGATAAGGCCAACTCCTGTGCTACCAACGGGAGTTCCCAGGCGCCCGGTACCCAATATAGATCTACATCTTGAGGTTTGACGCCATGCCTGAACAATATATCCTTAGCACCTTCTATTAGCTTATTTGTTATCAGTTCATTAAACCGAGAAGCAACCAGGGCGATTTTCTGCCCCTCTCCCATTAGGTTGCCTTGAAAGACGCGCATCGATACCCTCCTCCTTCAGTGAGTAAATTTTAACAGAGTTATATGTCGCCATTTTGATGAAGCAGATGCCCCATCTTTTCCTTTTTTGTCCTAAGGTAATCTGAATTATAGGGGTTAGGCTCGACTTCTATGGGAACTCTTTCCACGATCTTTAAGCCATACCCTGCAAGGCCAATGACTTTTTTGGGGTTATTGGTCATAAGGCGAAGCTTTCTTACCCCGAGGTCGAAAAGTATTTGAGCCCCCACTCCGTAATCCCTTAAGTCAGGGCTTACTCCCAGCTTGATATTAGCTTCCACCGTATCCATTCCCTTTTCTTGAAGCTCATACGCTTTAAGCTTCTTATAGAGTCCTATGCCCCTTCCTTCTTGGCGCATGTACAGGACAATGCCCTTGCCCTCGCGCTCTACCATCTCCATGGCCTTGTGAAGTTGCGCACCGCAGTCGCATCTCAAAGATCCGAATACA is a window from the Acetomicrobium flavidum genome containing:
- a CDS encoding CBS domain-containing protein produces the protein MGITALDIMQKDLTALSKEDFIVDAVKMFYIHKVTGVPVIEGNWCLVGFISESDIIKAALPTYLETITSSAFLDKEGELGLFDKIHGIGFRKVEDFMTKEVIYVEPSASLMSVADLMIRKRIKRLPVVQNGKLMGIIDRSAFCEFLMEGGVLDG
- a CDS encoding LmeA family phospholipid-binding protein, coding for MKFIKKLCLIFLMIAFISLPAKANSVPLEVLGSCFIKELSPEKALIIVDAPPTDKGYVSHLYIKLQGAVVEGLRIDSIAIEARDVQFNPPTDWDKKLRPRDVSAVSFEARLLEDDINGALKNYELKDKRWSNFEFDLRNGKIVATAVYELPMLLFKLNVLAKLTGELEVVDENKIYLKNYKLYADGFRLPEQATQELVEKVQPLIDFSDFIFPVRLDSVSNDDKAIFIRTKDKPQPFDSGFKWTYPRSLGNNF
- a CDS encoding WecB/TagA/CpsF family glycosyltransferase, with protein sequence MGKVYLLITLTALGCLVFEKLTKRRLSMDQWDYTRDLLMLASMSLLSISVGSRSSSVIIGFGVIFAVAAMGERLYTSMLWPILKISLAVAFAFKGPQIHFITLGEDNLYYLSPNAAVVATAMWLLLCQAFMREVDEISGLSGHLMAITWVLLWGVSFFLGQDLKDAMWMSFAGILICLIFWSRIGHTYRRLGDPLVYFWSTLIAGTSLIGVSKGITFATILLPLSLFALPIMEASLGFVGKTFTDKGRWNVSLYERLVSMGIDHPQSVRLVSAFCMTLGVSVSLFQLISSPWGFRISLLVFVLGTMAFLIYIFKNVVREDQRRPALWGIFVDNVSMDYVLNKVIFWATQESDQSYMIVTPNALVAERSRYDAKLREAVKSADLSLPDGAGLIWAFKILGVKIQERITGIDFMKSLCQIAQHRDMPVFLLGGTPEVVEEASNRLAKDYPNLRIAGFHHGYFSQDEDEKICKMINESGAKILFVGLGVPKQELWIKSNLGRLKGIIAIGVGGSFDVISGRLKRAPEAWQKVGLEWLYRTMQEPWRFKRIIRLPIFMALVVLTRFGLYTRRID
- the serS gene encoding serine--tRNA ligase, with amino-acid sequence MLDIKWIRENPDEVRKMLENRGYDYPLDELLRLDGLRRQKLIEVENLKAKRNEGSKEVARLKSKGEDPSQLMEEIRSINETIKALDQEVQEIEGKLRDLLLQIPNRPHESVPVGKSEEDNVVIRHVGNLPEFDFEPKPHWELGESLGIMDFEAGIKLAGSRFTVLRGYGSRMARALINFMLDLHTREHGYLEFEPPFLVNSKTMEGTGQLPKFANDLYHCDSDDLWLIPTAEVPLTNMHAEEILEEDVLPLYYTAYTPCFRREAGSHGRDVRGMLRQHQFDKVELVKICTPESSYDELEKLTRNAEEVLKRLGLPYRVVCLCTGDMGFAASKTYDIEVWLPSQNTYREISSCSNCEDFQARRMNTRYKPRGTKGTRFVHTLNGSGIAVGRCLIAIMENYQQKDGSIRIPDVLVPYMNGLTEIRSFR
- the ribH gene encoding 6,7-dimethyl-8-ribityllumazine synthase — its product is MRVFQGNLMGEGQKIALVASRFNELITNKLIEGAKDILFRHGVKPQDVDLYWVPGAWELPLVAQELALSGKYDAVVPLGAVIRGDTPHFDYVASEVSKGLAKIALDHRVPVVFGVLTCDNLEQALLRAGSKAGNKGGEAAMAALEMVNLLDQIRNQKGGTQIA